One Mycobacteroides abscessus ATCC 19977 genomic window carries:
- a CDS encoding acyl-CoA dehydrogenase family protein produces MSASEDHQTRMSASEDNQTRMSASEDNQAQINEFEFTEEHGDLRSLVRSWCERVWTPKHVRQIAEAGSVDLDAWRALGSELGVVGLSLPEQHGGGGLGVIELSIVAEELGRALACLPWISSAALGATALVSSGDDSALAEWVPALAAGEKTITLAGGRTRLADAITVSAESDTDGWKLTGDTEHVPDGATADVILVLADTDSGPSLFAVDGDAPGVDRHSLATLDMTRRQANIHFNSAPARLIGAQGRGAEAVATALDVAATVLAAEQAGIAAHMLDVTTEYAKSRIQFGRIIGSFQAVKHRLADMAAATGNVRGAAYHAAWSHDHPSLDDPALATSIAQQVASAGAVEVTAKAIQSHGGIGFTWEHPAHLYYKRAVSNSALFGGRAVHAERIAKEVIDA; encoded by the coding sequence ATGAGCGCCAGCGAAGACCATCAAACCCGGATGAGCGCCAGCGAAGACAATCAAACCCGGATGAGCGCCAGCGAAGACAATCAGGCCCAGATCAATGAATTCGAGTTCACCGAAGAACACGGCGACCTGCGCTCGCTGGTACGCAGCTGGTGTGAACGGGTCTGGACACCCAAGCACGTGCGCCAGATTGCCGAGGCTGGATCAGTGGATCTGGATGCCTGGCGCGCCCTCGGCTCCGAACTGGGTGTGGTGGGCCTAAGTCTGCCCGAACAGCATGGCGGCGGTGGGTTGGGTGTCATCGAATTGTCCATCGTGGCCGAGGAATTGGGGCGGGCTCTGGCGTGCCTGCCGTGGATATCCAGTGCTGCCCTGGGCGCCACCGCCCTGGTGTCCAGCGGCGACGACAGCGCCTTGGCCGAGTGGGTACCGGCGCTGGCCGCCGGCGAGAAGACGATCACGCTGGCGGGCGGCCGTACCCGTTTAGCGGACGCGATCACCGTGTCTGCCGAATCCGATACCGACGGCTGGAAGCTCACCGGCGACACCGAGCATGTTCCCGACGGCGCGACCGCCGACGTGATCCTGGTGCTCGCCGATACCGATTCGGGACCAAGCCTTTTCGCGGTCGACGGCGATGCGCCAGGTGTCGACCGACACTCGCTGGCGACCCTTGATATGACCCGGCGGCAGGCCAACATCCACTTCAACTCCGCCCCCGCACGCCTGATCGGTGCACAGGGGCGGGGTGCGGAGGCCGTCGCCACGGCACTCGACGTCGCAGCCACCGTACTGGCGGCCGAGCAGGCCGGTATCGCCGCCCACATGCTGGATGTGACAACCGAATACGCGAAGTCCCGGATCCAGTTCGGGCGCATCATCGGGTCATTCCAGGCCGTCAAACACCGCCTTGCCGATATGGCCGCGGCGACCGGGAATGTGCGTGGCGCCGCGTATCACGCGGCCTGGTCACATGATCACCCGAGCCTTGACGATCCGGCGCTGGCCACCAGTATTGCTCAACAGGTGGCGTCGGCAGGAGCTGTGGAGGTAACCGCCAAGGCCATCCAGAGCCATGGCGGCATCGGTTTCACCTGGGAGCACCCGGCCCATCTGTATTACAAACGCGCCGTGAGTAACTCGGCCCTCTTCGGGGGGCGCGCCGTCCACGCCGAACGTATTGCCAAGGAGGTAATCGACGCATGA
- a CDS encoding enoyl-CoA hydratase, whose translation MTEPILLTHTEDRICTITLNRPQARNALSTALGEEIVKAVTAADADENVDVMILTAADPVFCAGVDLKELGSGDRAESLDPWWPELSKPVIGAINGAAVTGGLELALACDILIASEKARFADTHARVGILPTWGLTTLLPLSVGRGLARRMSLTGDYLSAEDALRAGLVTEVVAHNELLPAAKRLAATIAGNNQPAVRELLASYRRIESELVGNGLQVALDDAHRWIDQNSIAEGVEARRTAIMERGRSQNA comes from the coding sequence ATGACCGAACCAATTTTGTTGACCCACACCGAAGACCGCATCTGCACCATCACCCTGAACCGGCCGCAAGCACGTAACGCCTTGAGCACCGCCCTGGGCGAGGAGATCGTCAAGGCCGTCACCGCGGCCGACGCCGACGAGAACGTCGACGTGATGATCCTGACCGCGGCCGACCCGGTCTTCTGCGCGGGCGTGGACCTCAAGGAGCTGGGCAGTGGCGATCGTGCCGAGTCCCTGGACCCGTGGTGGCCCGAACTGAGCAAGCCGGTCATCGGCGCCATCAACGGCGCTGCGGTGACCGGCGGTCTGGAGTTGGCACTGGCCTGCGACATTCTCATCGCCTCGGAGAAGGCACGATTCGCCGACACCCATGCGCGCGTTGGCATCTTGCCGACCTGGGGGCTGACCACCCTGCTGCCGCTCTCGGTGGGGCGGGGCCTGGCCCGGCGGATGAGCCTGACCGGCGACTACCTCTCCGCCGAGGATGCGCTGCGGGCAGGCCTGGTGACCGAGGTGGTCGCGCACAACGAGCTCCTCCCCGCCGCCAAGCGTCTCGCCGCGACCATTGCCGGCAACAACCAGCCCGCGGTCCGCGAACTGCTGGCGTCCTACCGCCGTATAGAGTCCGAGCTCGTCGGCAACGGCCTGCAGGTGGCTCTCGACGATGCTCACCGGTGGATCGATCAGAACTCGATCGCCGAGGGCGTAGAGGCTCGGCGCACCGCGATCATGGAGCGCGGACGCAGCCAGAACGCCTAG
- a CDS encoding GNAT family N-acetyltransferase, whose amino-acid sequence MNSPTGYRIARENTDVVAEVMAAGPPPMPSFDGTRYALRRVDPLGTDPEMLSEWFARPHLVETWEQPWSAARWHEDSSYRLAGDYSLPCILSVDGTEIGYIELYRAARDEIARIYPAHAHDVGLHVATADTRYLGRGVVSEWMRLLPSATYHADPDCRRMMIEPAASNTPMRKALDRIGWTFLGEFDIRPDRRIALYRTDRA is encoded by the coding sequence ATGAATAGCCCCACCGGTTACCGCATCGCGCGCGAGAACACCGATGTGGTGGCCGAGGTGATGGCGGCCGGGCCGCCGCCGATGCCGTCATTTGACGGTACTCGGTATGCCTTGCGTCGGGTAGATCCGTTGGGCACGGACCCGGAGATGCTCAGTGAGTGGTTCGCCCGGCCGCATTTGGTGGAGACGTGGGAGCAGCCATGGTCAGCCGCCCGGTGGCACGAAGACTCTTCCTACCGTCTGGCCGGTGACTATTCACTGCCCTGCATCCTGTCGGTGGACGGAACCGAGATCGGCTATATCGAGCTTTACCGTGCCGCGCGTGACGAGATCGCACGGATCTACCCTGCGCATGCGCATGATGTCGGGCTGCATGTCGCGACCGCCGACACGCGCTATTTAGGCCGTGGTGTGGTGTCGGAATGGATGCGGTTGTTGCCGAGCGCGACCTACCACGCCGATCCCGACTGCCGACGAATGATGATAGAACCGGCAGCGTCGAATACGCCGATGCGCAAGGCGCTCGACCGGATTGGCTGGACGTTCCTGGGTGAGTTCGATATTCGGCCCGATCGCCGGATCGCGTTGTACCGAACCGATCGCGCCTAG
- a CDS encoding membrane protein has product MNLDRFAVWTGYFLGLMSVTITALGLAALASGHHGWGMVAAVALLVTAGLGFAVVGGTVHHDHKIHRETPHLM; this is encoded by the coding sequence ATGAACCTTGATCGATTTGCCGTGTGGACCGGTTACTTCCTGGGCCTGATGTCGGTCACGATTACCGCGCTGGGTCTGGCGGCGTTGGCCTCCGGGCATCATGGCTGGGGAATGGTGGCAGCGGTCGCACTCCTGGTGACCGCCGGTCTCGGATTCGCGGTCGTCGGTGGCACAGTGCACCACGATCACAAGATCCATAGGGAGACGCCGCACCTGATGTAG
- a CDS encoding MATE family efflux transporter, producing MPGLARRIISLALPALGVLAAEPLYLLFDIAMVGRLGAVPLAGLAVGGLVLSLVGTQLTFLSYGTTARAARRFGSGDRPGAVHEGVQATWLALLIGAVVVLVVHAVAGPVVRAIAAAPDVAAQGLGWLRIAIFAAPAILVSLAGNGWMRGVQNTVRPLRYVIAGFAVSAVLCPVLIYGLAGVPRMGLAGSAVANLVGQWLAAILFLRALHAEHAPLRTDRAVLRAQLVLARDLLVRSLAFQACFISAAAVAARFGAAALAAHQVVLQMWSFLALVLDSLAIAAQTLVGAALGAGRVPEAKSVAWRVSIFSLGFAVLLAGILALGAPVLPRLFTSDAAVLHEMRVPWWFLVCQLPISGLVFALDGVLLGAADARFMRNATMISALCGFLPSVWLALVFGWGLAGIWCGLTLFLVLRLVLVGWRALSGGWAVPGTGS from the coding sequence ATGCCCGGCCTGGCTCGACGGATCATTTCGCTGGCGCTGCCCGCATTGGGCGTCTTGGCAGCCGAACCTCTGTATCTGCTTTTCGACATCGCCATGGTGGGCCGCCTGGGAGCGGTCCCTTTGGCGGGATTGGCTGTTGGGGGACTGGTCCTTTCGTTGGTGGGGACGCAGCTGACCTTTCTGTCGTACGGCACCACCGCGCGCGCCGCGCGGCGATTCGGATCCGGCGACAGGCCTGGCGCGGTCCATGAGGGCGTGCAGGCCACCTGGCTGGCGCTGCTCATCGGAGCCGTCGTGGTGCTCGTCGTGCATGCGGTGGCCGGGCCGGTGGTGCGCGCCATTGCCGCGGCGCCCGATGTCGCTGCTCAGGGCCTGGGGTGGCTGCGTATCGCCATCTTCGCGGCACCGGCCATTCTGGTGTCCCTGGCGGGCAACGGCTGGATGCGGGGAGTTCAGAATACGGTGCGGCCGTTGCGATATGTCATCGCCGGTTTTGCCGTGTCGGCCGTACTGTGCCCGGTGCTGATCTACGGGCTGGCGGGTGTGCCGCGGATGGGGTTGGCCGGTTCGGCGGTGGCCAATCTGGTGGGGCAGTGGCTGGCCGCGATCCTCTTCTTGCGTGCTCTGCACGCCGAGCATGCGCCGCTTCGGACGGACCGTGCGGTGCTGCGCGCGCAGCTGGTGCTGGCGCGCGATCTGCTGGTGCGCAGTCTGGCCTTTCAAGCGTGCTTCATCAGTGCTGCCGCGGTAGCGGCCCGGTTTGGGGCGGCGGCATTGGCCGCCCATCAGGTGGTCCTGCAGATGTGGAGTTTCCTTGCACTGGTGCTCGACTCGCTGGCCATCGCGGCTCAAACCCTGGTAGGTGCGGCATTGGGCGCGGGCCGGGTGCCCGAGGCCAAGTCGGTGGCGTGGCGTGTGAGCATCTTCTCGCTGGGGTTCGCGGTGCTGTTGGCGGGCATACTTGCCCTCGGTGCGCCGGTGCTGCCGAGGCTGTTTACCTCCGACGCCGCCGTGCTGCATGAAATGCGGGTGCCATGGTGGTTCCTGGTGTGTCAGTTGCCGATATCGGGTCTGGTGTTCGCGCTGGACGGGGTGCTGCTGGGAGCTGCCGATGCGCGGTTCATGCGCAATGCCACCATGATCAGCGCATTGTGCGGATTCCTGCCGAGCGTGTGGTTGGCACTGGTTTTCGGGTGGGGGCTTGCCGGGATCTGGTGCGGACTCACCCTTTTCCTGGTCCTGCGGCTGGTGTTGGTCGGTTGGCGCGCACTGTCCGGAGGATGGGCCGTGCCGGGCACTGGCTCCTGA
- a CDS encoding DHH family phosphoesterase produces MSAVPIETGAVGARVDEDGAVALLAKASRVVIICHVHPDADTVGSGLALGQALVAKGVDVQVSFGEPAAPPESVGTLPGAHLLVRPQELRRDPDLVVTVDSPSVRRLGQLAQLTEGSTPVLVIDHHVSNELFGTANYVDIAADSTTMMVVQLLDAWGVDITPEMAHCLYAGLVTDSGSFRWATPRGHRLAARLLDLGADGVNITRTFMDSHPFVWLPILSRVLGTAELVPHAVGGAGMVYAVVTHDVWSRARTEEVESIVDIVRTTTEAEVAVVFKEIEPEHWSVSMRARSAVDLSAVAATFDGGGHRLAAGFSATGPVDDVVAALVRALD; encoded by the coding sequence ATGAGCGCCGTCCCGATTGAGACGGGTGCCGTGGGGGCACGCGTAGACGAGGACGGTGCCGTGGCCCTGCTGGCGAAGGCCAGCAGGGTGGTGATCATCTGTCATGTGCATCCCGACGCCGACACGGTAGGCAGTGGGCTGGCGCTGGGACAGGCGTTGGTGGCCAAGGGCGTTGACGTCCAGGTGAGCTTCGGCGAACCGGCGGCGCCGCCGGAGTCGGTGGGCACGCTGCCCGGTGCACACTTGCTCGTTCGGCCCCAAGAGCTGCGCCGGGATCCAGATCTTGTGGTCACCGTCGACAGCCCCAGCGTGCGCCGACTCGGTCAACTCGCCCAGCTGACCGAGGGGTCCACGCCAGTGCTGGTCATTGACCACCATGTGTCCAACGAGCTCTTTGGCACGGCGAACTACGTTGATATCGCAGCAGATTCGACGACGATGATGGTGGTTCAGCTGCTCGACGCCTGGGGAGTGGACATCACCCCCGAGATGGCGCATTGCCTGTACGCGGGCTTGGTCACCGACAGCGGCTCGTTCCGCTGGGCCACCCCACGGGGCCACCGGCTGGCGGCCCGGTTGCTGGACTTGGGCGCCGATGGCGTGAACATCACCCGCACCTTCATGGACTCGCATCCCTTTGTGTGGCTGCCGATCTTGTCGCGTGTGCTGGGCACCGCGGAGCTCGTCCCCCATGCGGTTGGGGGTGCGGGAATGGTGTATGCCGTTGTCACCCACGATGTCTGGTCCCGCGCACGCACCGAAGAGGTTGAATCGATAGTCGATATCGTCCGCACCACCACCGAGGCTGAGGTTGCGGTGGTGTTCAAGGAAATCGAGCCGGAGCATTGGTCGGTATCGATGCGCGCGCGGTCCGCGGTCGATCTTTCCGCGGTAGCGGCCACTTTCGACGGTGGTGGACATCGGCTGGCAGCCGGGTTCTCGGCGACGGGTCCGGTCGATGACGTAGTGGCGGCGCTGGTTCGCGCCCTTGACTGA
- the rbfA gene encoding 30S ribosome-binding factor RbfA yields MADPARARRLAKRIGAIVASAIEYEIKDPRLTMVTVTDTRVTNDLHDATVYYTVMGQTLSDEPDFAGAAAALDKAKGVLRTKVGAGTGVRFTPTLTFVLDTMADSARHMEELLDRTRAADAALAEVRQGAVHAGDADPYKESAAEEPAAYEDDERRPD; encoded by the coding sequence GTGGCAGATCCCGCCCGCGCACGCCGGCTGGCGAAGCGGATCGGGGCCATCGTCGCCTCGGCGATCGAGTACGAGATCAAGGATCCGAGGCTGACGATGGTCACGGTCACCGATACTCGGGTGACCAACGATCTTCACGATGCGACCGTGTACTACACCGTGATGGGGCAGACTCTTTCCGACGAGCCGGATTTCGCCGGCGCGGCGGCTGCGCTAGATAAGGCAAAGGGTGTGCTTCGAACCAAGGTGGGTGCCGGTACAGGAGTGAGGTTCACGCCCACCCTGACCTTTGTGCTCGACACGATGGCCGATTCGGCCCGGCACATGGAGGAGCTGCTGGACCGCACGCGCGCGGCCGATGCGGCTCTTGCCGAGGTGCGTCAGGGAGCGGTACACGCCGGCGATGCCGATCCGTACAAGGAATCTGCGGCCGAGGAACCCGCAGCCTACGAGGACGATGAGCGCCGTCCCGATTGA
- the infB gene encoding translation initiation factor IF-2 — protein MAGKARVHELAKELGVTSKEVLARLSDQGEFVKSASSTVEAPVARRLRESFGGGDKPAPAASNGAAAEAAAPPKKAGPKPGAPKPAPKKVAEPVVEAPVAPEPPAAPAAPAAPAPKPSPAARPAAAEAAAPAPAPAPAPRPGATPGPKPGAPRVPRVGNNPFSSAQPAERPAPRPQAPRPGAPRPGGASPSNMPPRPSPGSMGPRPPRPGGGPRPGGGPRPGGAGRPGGGGGGNYRGGGTGTGAPAGGPPGAGGGFRGRPGGGGGGGRPGQRGGAAGAFGRPGGAPKRGRKSKRAKRAEYENMQAPVVGGVRLPHGNGEVIRLARGASLSDFAEKIDANPASLVQALFNLGEMVTATQSVGDETLELLGGEMNYVVQVVSPEDEDRELLESFDLTYGEDEGGEEDLRTRPPVVTVMGHVDHGKTRLLDTIRKANVREGEAGGITQHIGAYQVAVEHDGTERPITFIDTPGHEAFTAMRARGAKATDIAILVVAADDGVMPQTVEAINHAQAADVPIVVAVNKIDKEGADPAKIRAQLTEYNLVAEDFGGDTMFVDISARQGTNIEQLLEAVLLTADAALDLRANPDMEAQGVAIEAHLDRGRGPVATVLIQRGTLRVGDSIVAGDAYGRVRRMVDEHGEDVEEALPSRPVQVIGFTSVPGAGDNLLVVDEDRIARQIADRRSARKRNALAARSRKRISLDDLDAALKETSQLNLILKGDNAGTVEALEEALLGIAIDDEVQLRVIDRGVGGVTETNVNLASASDAIIIGFNVRAEGKATELANREGVDIRYYSVIYQAIDEIESALKGMLKPVYEEVELGRAEIRAMFRSSKVGNIAGCLVTSGIIRRNAKARLLRDNIVVAETVTISSLRREKDDVVEVRDGYECGLTLTYNDIKEGDVIEAYELREKERV, from the coding sequence GTGGCAGGCAAGGCCCGGGTACACGAGTTGGCCAAAGAACTCGGTGTGACCAGTAAAGAAGTTCTCGCCCGACTGAGCGATCAGGGCGAATTCGTTAAGTCTGCGTCGTCGACGGTGGAAGCTCCCGTCGCGCGGCGCCTTCGTGAATCATTTGGTGGGGGCGATAAGCCCGCTCCCGCCGCGTCCAATGGTGCGGCTGCAGAGGCGGCGGCTCCTCCGAAGAAGGCCGGTCCCAAGCCGGGCGCCCCTAAGCCGGCGCCCAAGAAGGTTGCGGAACCGGTTGTGGAGGCGCCTGTCGCGCCGGAACCCCCGGCAGCGCCCGCCGCACCTGCGGCCCCCGCGCCGAAGCCGAGCCCCGCCGCGCGGCCCGCAGCGGCAGAAGCGGCTGCGCCCGCTCCGGCACCCGCACCAGCGCCCCGGCCGGGTGCGACACCCGGCCCCAAGCCGGGTGCTCCTCGTGTGCCGCGCGTTGGCAACAACCCATTCTCCTCGGCGCAGCCGGCCGAACGTCCGGCACCGCGTCCCCAGGCGCCGCGTCCCGGGGCTCCCCGTCCCGGTGGTGCCTCCCCGAGCAACATGCCGCCGCGTCCGTCGCCCGGTTCCATGGGACCGCGGCCGCCGCGTCCCGGCGGTGGTCCCCGTCCCGGCGGTGGTCCCCGTCCCGGTGGTGCCGGTCGCCCAGGTGGTGGCGGTGGTGGCAATTACCGTGGCGGCGGTACCGGTACGGGCGCTCCCGCGGGCGGCCCTCCCGGAGCGGGTGGCGGTTTCCGCGGCCGCCCAGGTGGTGGCGGCGGCGGTGGACGTCCCGGTCAGCGCGGTGGTGCGGCAGGTGCGTTCGGTCGTCCCGGTGGCGCCCCGAAGCGTGGTCGCAAGTCCAAGCGGGCGAAACGCGCCGAATACGAGAACATGCAGGCGCCTGTTGTCGGTGGCGTGCGGTTGCCGCATGGCAACGGTGAGGTCATCCGGCTCGCGCGCGGCGCCTCGCTCTCCGATTTCGCCGAGAAGATCGATGCCAACCCAGCGTCGCTGGTGCAGGCGCTGTTCAACCTCGGCGAGATGGTGACCGCCACGCAGTCGGTGGGTGACGAGACCCTCGAGCTGCTGGGCGGCGAGATGAACTACGTCGTCCAGGTCGTCAGTCCTGAAGACGAGGACCGTGAGCTGCTGGAGTCCTTCGACCTCACCTACGGCGAGGACGAGGGCGGCGAGGAGGACCTGCGGACACGTCCGCCGGTGGTGACCGTGATGGGTCACGTCGACCACGGTAAGACCCGACTGCTGGACACCATCCGTAAGGCGAACGTGCGTGAGGGTGAAGCCGGCGGCATCACCCAGCACATCGGCGCCTACCAGGTCGCTGTCGAACATGACGGCACCGAGCGTCCCATCACCTTCATCGACACCCCGGGTCACGAGGCGTTCACCGCCATGCGTGCCCGCGGTGCGAAGGCCACCGATATCGCGATCTTGGTGGTGGCCGCGGACGACGGTGTCATGCCGCAGACGGTGGAAGCCATCAACCACGCGCAGGCGGCCGATGTGCCGATCGTGGTGGCGGTCAACAAGATCGATAAGGAAGGCGCCGATCCGGCCAAGATCCGGGCTCAGCTCACCGAGTACAACTTGGTGGCCGAGGACTTCGGTGGCGACACGATGTTCGTCGACATCTCGGCCAGGCAGGGCACCAACATCGAGCAGTTGCTCGAAGCGGTGCTGCTGACCGCGGATGCTGCCCTGGATCTGCGGGCCAACCCCGACATGGAGGCCCAGGGTGTCGCCATTGAGGCGCATCTGGACCGCGGTCGCGGTCCGGTGGCCACGGTGCTCATCCAGCGCGGCACGCTGCGGGTCGGCGACTCGATCGTCGCCGGTGACGCGTACGGTCGCGTGCGCCGCATGGTCGACGAGCACGGCGAGGATGTCGAAGAGGCCTTGCCGTCGCGTCCGGTCCAGGTCATCGGTTTCACCTCGGTGCCCGGTGCCGGTGACAACCTGCTCGTCGTCGACGAGGACCGCATCGCCCGGCAGATTGCCGACCGGCGCAGTGCGCGTAAGCGCAACGCGTTGGCCGCACGCAGCCGCAAGCGGATCAGCCTGGACGACCTGGACGCCGCGCTGAAGGAAACCAGCCAGCTGAACCTGATCCTCAAGGGCGACAACGCCGGTACGGTCGAGGCCCTGGAAGAGGCACTGCTCGGAATCGCGATCGACGACGAGGTGCAGTTGCGCGTCATCGATCGTGGTGTCGGTGGTGTGACCGAGACCAACGTCAACCTGGCGTCGGCCTCGGATGCCATCATCATCGGCTTCAATGTGCGCGCCGAGGGCAAGGCGACCGAGCTGGCCAACCGCGAGGGTGTCGACATCCGGTACTACTCGGTGATCTACCAGGCCATCGACGAGATCGAGAGCGCCCTCAAGGGCATGCTCAAGCCGGTCTACGAAGAGGTCGAGCTGGGGCGCGCCGAGATTCGTGCCATGTTCCGGTCGTCGAAGGTCGGCAACATCGCCGGCTGCCTGGTCACCTCGGGCATCATCCGGCGCAACGCGAAGGCGCGCCTGCTGCGCGACAACATCGTGGTCGCCGAGACCGTCACCATCTCGTCGCTGCGGCGGGAGAAGGACGACGTGGTCGAGGTGCGCGACGGCTACGAGTGCGGTCTGACCTTGACGTACAACGACATCAAGGAAGGCGACGTCATCGAGGCGTACGAGCTGCGCGAGAAGGAGCGGGTCTAA
- a CDS encoding globin domain-containing protein translates to MLSAESLGVIRETLPAVAGAIDEITPLFYSKMFAAHPELLRDLFNRGNQAAGEQPKALAASIAAFAGMVLEGNGAQYDSVLDRIAHKHASLGIVAEQYPIVYEHLFAAIAEVLGGAVTADVAKAWSEFYWLMADELIAREKALYDAAGVAPGDVWLQAIVVRRQLESADVAGFELRGVSGKLPNFVPGQYISVQVTLPDGARQIRQYSLSRGSTAGDWRIAVKRLNVGDTPAGEVSNFIYDNVFEGQQLRVSVPMGEFTLDDSADPLVLVSAGIGCTPIMGMLQELVATQSPREVVVLHADQSAAAHAYRHELADLVGRLPAGRLHTWYERAHVEHPADGIGRMSLDRLPIDLSSTVFVCGPRPFMSAINEDLVSLGIPQEQINHELFGPLASAVA, encoded by the coding sequence GTGCTATCAGCAGAGTCGCTGGGAGTCATCCGTGAAACGCTGCCCGCCGTGGCGGGTGCGATCGATGAGATCACGCCGTTGTTCTACTCCAAGATGTTCGCGGCGCATCCGGAACTTCTTCGCGATCTGTTCAACCGTGGAAATCAGGCGGCAGGGGAGCAGCCGAAGGCGCTGGCCGCATCCATTGCGGCATTCGCCGGAATGGTGTTGGAAGGCAATGGAGCTCAGTATGACTCGGTGCTCGACAGGATTGCTCACAAGCATGCCTCATTGGGCATCGTCGCCGAGCAGTATCCGATTGTGTACGAGCACCTGTTCGCCGCGATCGCGGAGGTGCTGGGCGGGGCGGTGACCGCCGATGTCGCCAAGGCCTGGAGTGAGTTCTACTGGCTGATGGCCGACGAATTGATCGCTCGGGAAAAGGCGCTCTACGACGCCGCCGGGGTAGCGCCGGGGGACGTGTGGCTCCAGGCCATAGTGGTGCGCCGCCAGTTGGAATCAGCGGACGTGGCCGGATTCGAGTTACGCGGTGTGTCCGGTAAATTGCCGAATTTTGTACCGGGACAGTACATATCGGTACAAGTCACCTTGCCGGACGGGGCCAGGCAGATCCGGCAATACAGTTTGTCGCGCGGATCCACAGCGGGAGACTGGCGTATTGCCGTCAAGCGACTGAACGTCGGTGACACCCCCGCGGGTGAGGTGTCGAATTTCATCTACGACAACGTCTTTGAAGGACAACAACTGCGGGTTTCGGTGCCCATGGGTGAGTTCACGCTCGATGACTCGGCGGATCCGTTGGTTCTCGTATCGGCGGGGATCGGCTGCACGCCGATCATGGGAATGCTGCAAGAGCTCGTGGCCACGCAGTCGCCGCGTGAAGTCGTGGTCCTCCACGCGGACCAGTCGGCCGCCGCACACGCATATCGGCACGAGCTGGCAGACCTGGTGGGTCGTTTGCCCGCAGGGCGGCTACACACCTGGTACGAACGGGCACATGTCGAGCATCCGGCTGATGGAATTGGGCGCATGAGCCTGGACCGCCTTCCGATCGATCTCTCGTCCACGGTGTTCGTCTGCGGCCCCCGGCCGTTCATGTCGGCAATCAACGAGGACTTGGTGTCACTCGGTATCCCTCAGGAGCAGATCAATCACGAGCTGTTCGGTCCATTGGCGTCGGCCGTGGCATGA
- a CDS encoding RrF2 family transcriptional regulator: MQLTRFTDLGLRIVMRLAVEGPNAQLHTDDLAAQLCVSYTHATKVVARLSEMGAIESTRGRHGGVRITQDGLGRRVGSLARKLERSGEVIDCEGDPPCPLRRNCRLREALRSAQDAFFTHLDQWTVAEIARPTMERK; encoded by the coding sequence GTGCAACTGACGCGATTCACCGACCTGGGCCTGCGCATTGTCATGCGCTTGGCCGTTGAGGGGCCGAACGCCCAGCTGCACACCGATGATCTTGCCGCCCAATTGTGTGTTTCCTATACGCATGCCACGAAAGTTGTTGCCCGGCTTTCGGAAATGGGGGCAATTGAGTCTACGCGCGGACGCCATGGGGGAGTCCGCATCACCCAGGACGGACTCGGCCGCCGGGTGGGTTCGCTGGCCCGAAAATTAGAGCGCAGCGGCGAGGTCATCGACTGCGAGGGGGATCCGCCCTGTCCTCTCCGCAGGAATTGCCGTCTTCGTGAGGCGCTTCGCTCCGCCCAAGACGCGTTCTTCACTCACCTCGATCAGTGGACGGTGGCCGAAATAGCCCGTCCAACAATGGAAAGGAAGTAG